In a genomic window of Melitaea cinxia chromosome 27, ilMelCinx1.1, whole genome shotgun sequence:
- the LOC123667244 gene encoding ferritin subunit, which yields MKTFLPIIVLLAVFSSAFGTQCNVNPVNIPKQWVTMSHGCRSSVRQQIQMEVAASVQYLAMGAYFSRDSVNRPGFAKLFFDASSEERQHAMKLIEYLLMRGELTTNVSSLITIRPPERKHWSSGVEALEEALKLETEVTKAIKNVIIKCEHDKDSQGHDNNDYHLVDYLTGEFLEEQYKGQRDLAGKASTLKKMMERHSSLGEFIFDKKLLGMDI from the exons ATGAAGACCTTTCTGCCAATCATAGTGCTTCTGGCTGTTTTTTCTTCAGCTTTCGGCACACAAT GCAACGTGAACCCGGTTAACATTCCGAAGCAATGGGTGACCATGTCCCATGGTTGCCGCAGCAGCGTCCGTCAGCAGATCCAGATGGAGGTTGCCGCGTCTGTACAGTACTTGGCGATGGGCGCCTACTTCTCTAGGGACAGT GTGAACCGCCCCGGTTTTGCCAAGCTTTTCTTTGACGCCAGCTCCGAAGAGAGACAGCATGCCATGAAACTGATTGAGTATCTCCTTATGCGAGGCGAGCTTACCACCAACGTTTCTTCATTGATCACTATTAGG CCCCCAGAACGGAAACACTGGTCATCAGGTGTCGAAGCTTTGGAAGAAGCCCTCAAGTTGGAAACCGAGGTGACCAAGGCCATCAAGAATGTGATCATCAAGTGTGAACACGATAAGGATAGCCAGGGTCACGACAACAATGATTACCAT CTCGTCGACTACCTGACCGGCGAGTTCCTGGAAGAACAGTACAAGGGTCAACGCGACCTCGCCGGCAAGGCCTCGACCCTCAAGAAAATGATGGAGCGCCATTCATCTCTCGGAGAATTCATCTTCGACAAGAAACTTCTCGGAATGGACATCTAA